Proteins from a genomic interval of Acetobacterium woodii DSM 1030:
- a CDS encoding glycerol dehydrogenase, which yields MQKIIMSPSRYVQGAGEVGKLPEHVEKFGSSALVLMSGTMMRTKADQLKASFEAAGIKFTPEKFNGECSKVEIARLQEIVKAEGCDVIVGIGGGKTLDTAKATAHYQKLPVVIAPSIASTDAPCSALSVIYTEDGVFDEYLVLPKNPEIVIMDTDIIKTAPARLFISGMGDALATYFEAQATVDSNGTTMSGAHPTRSALALARLCYDILIEDGLKAKLAIEAATCTPAVENVIEANTYLSGVGFESGGLAAAHAIHNGFTVLSECHHMYHGEKVAFGTLVQLIMENRSTEDIEEVIDFCLSVGLPITLAELGCTEPTPEKIMAVAVAAADPGETIHNMPFDVDADSVYAAIMAADALGRLYLCE from the coding sequence TGCTGGAGAAGTTGGAAAACTACCGGAACATGTAGAAAAATTTGGATCATCGGCACTTGTTTTAATGAGCGGGACCATGATGCGGACCAAAGCGGATCAGTTAAAAGCCAGTTTTGAAGCCGCTGGAATTAAATTTACACCCGAAAAATTTAATGGCGAATGTTCAAAAGTTGAAATTGCCAGACTCCAGGAAATTGTCAAAGCTGAAGGGTGTGATGTGATTGTTGGGATTGGCGGTGGAAAAACGTTGGATACCGCTAAAGCAACTGCGCATTATCAAAAATTACCGGTTGTGATTGCACCTTCGATTGCATCAACAGATGCTCCCTGCTCAGCACTTTCGGTAATTTATACCGAAGATGGCGTATTTGACGAGTATTTAGTACTGCCTAAAAACCCGGAAATTGTTATCATGGATACGGATATTATTAAAACAGCACCAGCCAGACTTTTTATTTCGGGGATGGGTGATGCCTTAGCGACTTATTTTGAAGCTCAAGCGACGGTTGACTCCAATGGAACAACCATGTCAGGAGCGCACCCGACGCGATCAGCGCTGGCATTGGCCAGATTGTGTTATGATATTTTGATCGAAGATGGACTAAAGGCAAAACTGGCCATTGAAGCAGCAACCTGTACCCCAGCAGTCGAAAATGTTATTGAAGCGAACACCTACCTCAGTGGGGTTGGTTTTGAAAGTGGCGGTTTGGCAGCTGCTCATGCGATTCATAATGGCTTTACCGTGTTATCGGAATGTCACCATATGTACCACGGTGAAAAAGTAGCATTCGGAACGCTGGTTCAATTGATTATGGAAAACAGATCAACAGAAGATATTGAAGAAGTGATTGATTTCTGTTTATCAGTGGGGCTACCAATTACCCTTGCTGAATTGGGTTGTACCGAACCAACTCCTGAAAAAATTATGGCCGTTGCGGTAGCGGCAGCCGATCCCGGAGAAACAATTCATAACATGCCTTTTGATGTTGATGCGGACAGCGTTTATGCCGCTATTATGGCAGCAGACGCCTTAGGCCGTTTGTATTTGTGTGAATAA
- a CDS encoding aldo/keto reductase, which produces METRILGKTGLEVSLIGFGGIPIQRCNQWEVDEIVENLFLEGVNFIDTARAYTNSEEMIGEALKKWGRDHFFLATKTPQLSYDAVMADVQTSLNELQTETIDLYQFHNAKTMAAYETIMSPNSGYAALQKCQELGLIKHIGITSHSYEVLDRALDEEKFETIQFPYNIVENKGAALFAKAKLKNVGVIIMKPLAGGAFMNADYALRWVAENQDISVIIPGMDSVKQVLENTKVGNDFIPLSHDERKIFEADANALGKTFCRRCGYCSPCPQGIDIPMQFIVEGYYRRYDLEEWALDRYRSFSANASDCVQCGECEPRCPYNLPIRDMLKKTRELFDPLI; this is translated from the coding sequence ATGGAAACGCGAATACTGGGAAAAACCGGATTAGAAGTATCCCTTATTGGGTTTGGTGGTATTCCTATTCAACGCTGTAACCAATGGGAAGTTGACGAAATTGTCGAGAACCTTTTTCTCGAGGGCGTTAATTTTATTGACACTGCCAGAGCTTACACAAATAGTGAAGAAATGATTGGTGAAGCGCTAAAAAAATGGGGCCGGGATCATTTTTTTCTGGCTACTAAAACCCCCCAGCTCAGCTATGATGCAGTGATGGCTGATGTGCAAACAAGCCTGAATGAACTCCAAACCGAAACCATCGATTTATATCAGTTCCACAATGCCAAAACCATGGCCGCTTATGAAACCATCATGAGCCCCAATAGCGGTTATGCCGCTCTGCAAAAATGCCAGGAACTCGGGCTGATTAAACATATCGGGATCACTTCCCACAGTTATGAAGTCTTAGACCGGGCTTTAGACGAAGAAAAATTTGAAACGATTCAGTTTCCATACAATATTGTCGAAAATAAAGGCGCTGCGCTTTTTGCCAAAGCCAAGCTTAAAAATGTCGGTGTCATCATCATGAAACCGCTGGCCGGCGGTGCTTTTATGAATGCCGATTATGCCTTAAGATGGGTTGCCGAAAACCAGGATATCTCGGTCATTATCCCGGGCATGGACTCCGTTAAACAAGTGCTCGAAAACACTAAAGTCGGCAACGATTTTATCCCCCTATCGCATGACGAACGTAAAATCTTTGAAGCTGATGCCAATGCTCTGGGCAAAACTTTTTGCCGCCGTTGCGGTTATTGTTCCCCTTGCCCGCAAGGGATTGACATTCCGATGCAATTTATCGTTGAAGGTTATTACCGGCGTTATGATCTGGAAGAATGGGCCCTCGATCGTTACCGCAGTTTTTCTGCCAACGCGTCTGATTGTGTTCAATGTGGCGAATGCGAACCACGCTGCCCTTATAATCTGCCAATTCGGGATATGTTAAAAAAGACCCGGGAACTTTTTGACCCGCTGATCTAA